The following nucleotide sequence is from Novipirellula artificiosorum.
CATCGCCAAGCGTTCAAACGTCTTATCGTCTGCCGATCACCAATTCGGCGACACCCTTTTCGGGCGTTTTCCCAACGACGGCGAATACGGTTCCTCTTACTCAAACCTATCGTGGCGCCGCGCCAACGGCATCGTTTTACAACGGCGGAAACGCCTATCCCACTCAATCGTACGACAACAGCTACTCGGCGGGCTATGCCGGGACAGCCGTGCCCATTGGAACACCGATGACAGCGGTCCCTGCAACCGCGGGCCCTCCGCTGTATCCCGTGAACTCACAACCGGCTTCCGGCGGCTTGTCGCGGTTCTTCGGTTCCCTGTTCGGAACGAACTACCAGACCTCTTATTACAGTGCACCCGTCACCTATTATCGCCCCGTGACCTCTGTGGATCCGATTACAGGTGCGACCGTGACGACTCAGCAAGGCTGCTCGTCCTACGAACAGCAACTCCAACGGACTCCGTACGCATCGCTTGGTAACACGCCGCCGACAACCGTATTGCCACCTTCGTTAGGGTACGGTGGAACCAGCTACGGGGCCGTGGGACAAGCAGGTGCATTGGGATCGCCATACGATCGATCGGTGGTTCCGATTCCAGCGACGGGCAGCACCCCGTCGGCCTATGGTCCAAGTACGGGCTACACGCCGCAGAATAACACGCCGCAGAATAACACGCCGCTGATGGGGACGCCTTCAACCACCCCCAGCGACGCGGCACCGATGAGTCAGCCGCAACTCAATTCCGCGACGACGCCCTACGGATCGGCTTATCCCTATTCGGCCTCACCCAGCGCTGCCCCACGGAGCACAAGCCCACCGAGTGTAGCTCCGCCGAGCATGACCCCGCCCAGCATGACACCACCGCCCTCGGCGTGGCAGCTTCAAAACCCAGCCGATTCGAATGCCTTTGGGTCATCATCCGCTGCGTCAGACCAGATGATTTCCTCAACGACCTCCAGCAGTGATCCGTCGCAACCTCAATCGAACGTTCGGCCGATTGAAGCACCTCCGAGCTACCAGTCACCGTTCAGCCGCCCGACGTTGCAGTTCGAACCGAGCACCGACTACAAGGGCTCTTCACCGGTTGCGCCAGCACTGCCACCCAGCAGCGATTACGAAATCAATGCATCGAGCCGCGATTCCTACACCAACGGTATCCCCGTTCGTGAAGCCGGACTGATCCGTCAGCAGTCGTACCGGCAACCGCTTGGCCAGCCAAAACGAAACGCGGCCCGCGAAACAGGTTGGTATTCGCTGAATCCTTAAGGATCAAGCGGAAAATCAGTGGCACGGGCTTCCAGCCTGTGATGGGCAAAACACAGGCTGGCAGCCTGTGCCACATTGCAAATCCGAACTTGTTTTCGCTCGATCCTAAGACGGCATGCCTGGTGGCGGACCCGCTACCGATGCCGGTTCCATTGCACCGCCACCGGCAGCACGATGATTCTGGAAATCGGTAGCACGAGCATCATGTAAGCCAAGCTCATCGCGAACGTCACTCGCGCATCGGGAATCAGAGCATACAGCACGGTTGCCAGCAACACGCAGGTGGCGAGCCAGACGGCCAGCGCTCGGTTGATCGACGAGCCACACACCGCCCCACTTCGGTAGCTCATCCTCAGCGAGCCGATCAACGCAATCGCCTTGATGGCCAATAACGTCACGACGATGTTGGGAATGTAGGTTAGACCAAGCTGAAAGGATGCCATGGTTTCTTCCCATTCTCGCTGTTGGAAAAACCAATGGCCGGCGGCAACCGTGATCGCACTGCAGCACAGGACCAACACGCCGACCACCGAAATGGCAACCCACGTTCGGCCCGTCATCGTCACCCACTGGTAAGCGATGGTCCGTCCAACAGCCATGGCGATCAAGGCGACGGTGATCGCGGCCGTTGCCCAAGCCCCAGCCGCAATCGGCGTTCGGTCGACCGTCGGGTATTCCGAGATCGCCGTGGCCCACCGCATCCACGCTTCCCGGTTGGTTTCGAAACCGAACCAACAGACCAAGAATACAAAGCAGACCGTCAAGAACAGAAGTGAGTTGATGACGTTGGATCGAAGCCGGCTCCAGGCAATCGTTTCCGACGCCAACGGGCTGGCGGCCAAGTAAGGTGGCAAGGTCGTCGTCACGCTGTGGGCCGTTGGCTCGACAATGCAATGCGCGCCGCTGTTTCCGCAAACAAAGATCATGATCGAACCCATCACCAAAATTGCGACGGGGTCCCACTCCATCATCAGCAGGAACAGAAAGGTTGGCAGCACAATGAATAACAGCATCCGCGCTCGGTAAGGCCGCGACCGCCGCTGGTCATGCCATGACAGTGCCGACGACTCTGTGTTGTGGTGATGGACGCTGCATGTACCGTCGTGATCTCGATCGAGCCATTGCCAGAAACGCTTGCCGACCGGAGAGGCTTTGGCTGGCATCGTTCCGGCAACGTTGCTGCGGGCGACCGGTAGGGTGTGAAACGCAAACGCGACCGCAGCCACAAAAAACACGGCTTCGCCAACATAAATCCAACCGATGATCGCCGCCGACAGCCGCGGGGATGCCGCCTCAACACCAAGGCCCGCAAATGAGGTCACGGCGATCGGGGCCAACACAGCAAGTGCCGCAAAGCGGTGCCAGCCAACTCGGAACGGACGCCACGCAATGGCGGAGACCCAAAACCCCGTTGCCGCCATGCTGAGAATCGGAATGACGATTGGAACGGACTCACCAAAGTGCCAACAGGTGATCGCAATGCAGCACCATAGGAGCGTGACCCATGCGGTCTTCATCAACAGCGGGACGATTGCCAGCTTCCAAGTAGAAATGGGCATCCTTAGCAACCAGCGACTGTAACCTGTTTCCGGTGACTCCAAGTTGTTCCAGTAGACAAAATCGAAAGCGAAAATGCCCCACATCAACGCAGGAAAAAAGCCAAAGAAGAACACGTTGGCGGCGAAGGTGCTACTTTCGGGCGATGTGGTCGGAGGTCGCGTCCATAAGAACGCCTCGGACATCGCCAACAAGCTGACGAAGGAAAGCAGCATGAATCGATGCCGCGACCACAGAAAGCGAAGCAGTGCAACGTTATCCGACATCCGACACCTCCGTTTCCTTTTGGCTTGGCGATTTTGAGGGACGTTCCCGGCCCGCCCTGGCCGCAAACCAGCTCTCCAGTCTGATCTCGCGCCTCGAAACAACGGTCACATCCTCGGGCAGGTCAAGTGGCCTCGGATCACAGAGGTTCGCGTCCATCACGCCGGACCATTCGTTTCCTTTTCGTTGCCAGCCAATCACACCCGCGACATTCGGCGGAGCAACCGAGTCCGCTCGATACGTGACTTCCTCGTATCGCCTTTCCATTTCTTCCACGGTTGTCGTCTCGATGATTTGGCCCGCTCGCATCAACGCCACGGTGTCGCAAACCCGCTCCACTTCGTCGAGCAAGTGGCTCGAGAACAAGACGGTTCGTCCCTCGTCGTTGACCGCTCGAATGATCGCTTCGAGAATATCACGTCGCGCCAACGGATCGAGTCCGCTGCTGGGTTCATCGAGGATCAACAGCTCGGGACGATGTGCAATCGCCACCAACAACCCCGCTCGTGCGCGGAGACCTTTCGATAGGGATCGCAGTCGATCGCTGCGTGACAATCCAAACATGTCGATCAGTTCCGCGGCATACGCCTCGTCCCACGTCGAATAGATTCCTCGAGCAAAGTCGACAAGTTCCCCCACACGCATCCATGTCGGCAGCGAATCTTCTTCGGTCAAGTAACCAACGCGCGATAAAACCTTTACAGGATCCGCTACCGGATCAAGGCCCATCACTCGTACCGTTCCGCTTTGGGCCTTGAACGATCCAATCAGATGCCGAATCAGCGTCGTCTTGCCGGCACCGTTGAGCCCCACGAGTCCGAAGACCGAACCGACGGGGATTTGTAGACTGACCTGATCCAAAGCGACGTTGCCGCGGAAAGACCGGCTCAGCTTGTGAACGTCAACCGCAAGCGATTGGGGGTTTGTTTCGAAACTCATTGCGATTCCTCTTTGCGGTTCGGCTGAGCAGAAAACTGTTCATCATGTTTGTGCAGCAAAGTGACCAGATCCTCGGTTGGGATCCCAAGTTGACGAGAGAGTGTCAGCAGTTTGTCGATATGGGGGCCAATCATACGGCGGCGTTGTGCGGCCGAGTGACGCTCGACGATTTGCGATACAAAGGTCCCAGTCGTCCGTCTCTTTTCGACAAGCCCTTCGTGCTCCAGTTCCCGGTAGGCACGGGCCACCGTGTTTGGATTGACTTGCAGGCTTTCGGCCAAGCCCCGAATCGTCGGCAACTCGTCACCGCTGGCGAGCACACCCGAAACGATTCGAAACCGAATCTGGTCGACGATCTGCTGATAGATCGGTGCGCCATCGCTGGAGATGTGTATTTGCATCTTGAACCTTTGTGTTACTACATTAATACAACACAAGGACTCTCGAGTCAAGTGGGACACGCGAGCATGCGGAGCCGGGAGTGCAGCGGAAGGCACCCAGGAACAAAGCTCTTCGCCCGACGCCGACGCGTTTGAGAACGAAGCCCGATTGGATTTGGGCTGTGCGCTGCCGGGGGCGTGCGCTGGAATTTAGCCTTCAGGCGACTGCGGGATGCGCTGTTGCGGCTAAAGCCTGAACTCCAACCCCCTTCTTGATAAAAAACGACTTAGAAACTGCACGACTCTGGGCCGTGGGGAGCCTGAAGGTATCGTGTCGGAACGAACGTGGAGAACGGTGTCGATTGCCCATTCGAATCCATTCCCATCACCCTTGGAAAGGGCTAACCCGCTTGGGACCAAAAAGTTTCGGACGCGAGAGAAAAATTTTCGATTAATTCCGTTTTTAGTCCACCGCTGCAACGCAAAAACCGTGATTCCATCTGCGAGCCCCCTCATATTTGAGTGAATCCACGCACCACAAAGGGTGGCTTTCTGTTTTGTTCTTTTCCCTTGGAGCCTTTTCATGTTGTATCGATTTCTTTTGCTCGCTGTTCTCGCGGTTCCCTTTTCGGCTGCGCTGGGCTGCGGGTCTTCGAGCGAACCGGTGCCGGTAACCACGAGTGAAGAGGAGATTGCGGCGTATGAAGCAGGTCTGGAGGAGACGGATGGCGGGTCTGCACGGCCTTAGCGGCAAGCCGCTTGCCCGACCGGCCTGAAACCAGGTCACGATTGACAACTATCGGTCACGTGGCATTTCGAGATGCGTCACGTAGAGCCTTATCACCTTTTCGTTGAATCGAGGGCGTTTTGTTCTCGCCCTACTTTTTCCTTTTCTAACGGGGACAGAATCATGTCAAAGAAACGAACCGCGTTTACTCTCGTCGAATTGTTGGTGGTGATTGCCATCATCGGCGTCTTGGTGGGACTCTTGCTTCCTGCGGTCCAAGCGGCTCGTGAGGCCGCACGACGGATGAGTTGCAGCAATAATTTCAAGCAAATTGGTTTGGCCATTCACAACTATCACTCCGCGTTCAGTGCCATGCCGATGCACGGAACGGGGGGTACGAATGAAACGGAGGACAATTGGAACACCGCAGACAACCACGTGTTGGCACCCGCAGCGCCAGTGGGTTATTCGCGGCACATGTTGAGCTACCTGGTCGGCATTTTGCCATTCATGGAACAGCAGGCCCTATGGGAAGTCATCTCGAATCCATCGGTTGATGCGGAGAACGAAGCTTGGCCACCGAGTGGTCCGGCTCCCTACGCAATCCGTTACGCGCCATGGGCCAGCGATGTACCGGCCTATCGATGCCCAAGTGATTCCGGCAGTGGGCTACCACCGATCGGTGGCGCAGCAAACAAGCGAGGTTTCCGCTGGGCCGACTTCCGGCCGCTCTACTCTCAGTTCAATACGATTCTGGCTCCCAATCGTGAGGTGTGCATTGCAGGGGGCCACGGGACCGACGCTGTGGTTACGGCCAGCAGCCGCCACCAAGGTGGTGTCCATGTTTTGATGGGCGATGGGGCGGTGAAGTTCGTGACCGATTCGATTGACGCGGGCGACTCGCATGCGGAAACCGTCTGGTACCGCAACAATTCCCAAGCGAGTTCCAACCCGCCTGGTAGCGGCAGTCCCTACGGGCTTTGGGGTTCGCTAGGCACGCGAGCTTCGAGGGAAACGATCAACGAAGAATTCTAGCCAAATCCTATCTCAGGTCATGGTGGGTGTATCGACCTTCATCTGGCTCGGTCCTTCTGGACGCCGTTTGCAGGCGGTCCGCCAACGGGCGTTTCCGCACGTGGGCTATCGCCAGGCCAACAACTGCGTTTGCGTCGCCTGAGTGTCTCGCTGCCACGCTTCCAGGTGTGGCGGCAAGGCATGTTGCTGGAAACGAGATTCGGCTTCGACCACGAAGCCCGCCTGCTCCAGTGCCTTGTGTATCCGCCCTGACGAGTTGTAGGATTCGCTTGCCTTGGTCTGGTGCACTTCGACATAGACGGCTTCCACGTTGCCCAGGCATTCCGCACTTTCGTTGATGACCTGCTCTTCCGCCCCTTCGATATCCAACTTCAAGAAGCTGACGGTGCGTTTCGAGAGGTAGATCGATAATGGCACACATTGGACCGTCGTGCGCGTCGTTGTCCGATTGATTCCCCATGCGGTGCGATCACCCCAGGCGGGATCGATCGAATTTCCTCGCGCGTCCCCGCTGGCAGAGATGTTTCCGTACCATGGGGTCGTGCCCTCGGAATCCGCAACCGCCAAATTCAGACACCGCACGCCCGGGATGTCATTGGCCTCGACGTTTTTGCACAGGATGGCAAAGGCAAATGGATCGGGCTCAAAACAAAGAATCTCGGCTTGAGGCCAGCGATGCTTCCACTCCAGCATCGACACACCGATGTTGGCACCGCAATCGATGATCAGTGGACGTTCGTCGCTCGGCTCGAAGAACGATGGAAAATCATCGATTTGGCGGATCATCGATTCGGCAGCCTCGCGGTTTTGGTAGAAAAGTTTCTGACCACGAAATCTTAAGTGCTGCATCCGTCGCTTTCGTTCGTCGATTGAATTTCCGCTATGTCACAATAGTCGGGACGATCTGCGGAACTGCGGTGCCGGAACGCTTTGATGATCTGGTCGTGATGAACCAAAAAGACACCAGGCATTTGGAAGCCGTCGCCTTGAAGTTTTCCCACGGCATGACGCTTCAAAACAGCTGCTTTGAAACCGGACCACCAAACCGATGGGCCAAGCAGCTGACGCGCTTGACCGCGAGTCAAACCGTACGCACGGTAAAGTTTGGATTCGGCGTCGCTAATCCGGTGCACATCCCCGAGGGAGTATTTGTCAAATAATTTCTGGCTAGCCGCGTCTTCGGGTGTCATATGGACCAGCACAATCGTTGCATGTTTCTCGACTTGCTCGCGACGCGTGGACAAGTCCGCTAGCGTTTCGCGGCAAAAGGTGCATCCGAGATGCCGCAAAAACACCAACAGCACGGGCTGCTCTCCACTGAGCCGCGACAACGTCATGCCGAACTGAGTGGACGCCGCGTGATTTGCCTCTTCGAGGGAAGCAAAGTCGTCGCTTGCGTCGGGGGCATTCCAATTTCGAAAGGCAGCATAAAGACCACCGAGCATAAACATAGGTTGTGTCCAGTCAAAGGCAATCGGAACAGGCAGCGGGATCGTTTTTCGCATCCCGGTGTCGCTGCTAGCGCGACCACCGGCTCATGGCCAAGATCCCTACCGGGATACCGATCGCGCGTTGAAATCCAACGGAGTCAGCAATTGAATCGCGCCCGGTCGAATTTAGCGGGTCGCCAGCCGATGAAGCAAGGTCTTGTCCTTGGGGCTTGGCCGCATGGGGTCGCAACCGATTGTCCCCAGCAGCTCTGATTCGTAGCTTGGCGATTCGGCTTTCTTTCGCATACCTTTGACGAAGTCCAGCCGATCCTGAAGGCTCAATTCGCTTGCAAGGTCGCTGTCTTGGGAGGTGTCCATGCTCTGTTTCAATCGCAGTTCAAATGCGGTCCAATGGGCCACATCACGGTCACGTTTTTCGCGAAGCCTACGATGGTACCAATCACTTTCCAGAACGGATTCGCGAGTGAACATTTCGCGGACCTCAGGATCATTCGAAGTCTTACCCTCGTAATCACCAAACGCCATGATGCTCAAGATGGCTTGCAGCGGCGGACAAGCCAATTCATAGCCACCATCCTCGAAATAGGCTCGAGCCACACGCTGTTGAGCTTCAGCGATGTAGCGAATTCCATCGATGAACGAATCCCGGTCTTGCAATTCGGGTTGCAGGATTTCATGGGTAAACACTTTGGCGGGGTTGTCGAAAATGCGTGCCAAGTAGGTTCGTACGAATCGACGAGTGATGCGGTACCCCAACCGGCTGGCGGGAATCGTTTCGCCATTGACCTCAAAATCTTCGAGCTTTTCGAGCATCTTCGCGTCGATCAAGGCTTTGGGTTCACGCTCATCGGGCCCCAAGCGGCACCAGACTTCGGGGATCAACAACGACACATCATGACCGACTTCAAATCGCGGCCCCACATGTCCGGCCGCGGTACTGAATCCACCAAGGCCTGTCAAAATCATGGAGACGACCACTGAATTCAGATCAATCGAAGGCATCAACGCATTGAATGGCCCTTTGGTCAGCGCACCTTCGCTGCCGGCCCCCGTCGTGCTTGGGCTCTTGCCCGTTAACGAGCAGACGTAGTCCATCAGCAATTCCGGCAATTCTTGATAGTGCAGTGGCGAATAGACTGCCAACGAGCGGAATCCAGCGGTCGGATCGGGTGGATTATTGCGGCGTCCGGAGAGCACCGCGCCAACCGGTGTATGCACCGGCGCATCAACGGGCAGGCTGCGGTGCAATTGCATCCCACGCATCGCGACATAGGTATCGCGTGACCGGACCATGTCGGGGCGATCTTGCAGGTATCGCGGATTCTTGGTTCGTACTCCATCGACAAGTCGTGGGTCTGCGGTGCTGACGACATAGCCCGTTTGGACCGCCGCAGCCTTTTGCAACAACTCGGCCATGGGGCCGGTGAACTTATCAAACTCGATTGCGTCGGCAACAATCTCTCTTGCCTCGGCGGTTGAAAGCGCTTCAAAGTTGCTGATGAAATTCCCCGTTCGCGAGAGATCCCATTCGGTTTGTTTGTCCAATCCACGGTGCACCGCATCATCGGGGCGTTGAAACAGTCGAAATTCACAGTTCTCAACAAACTTATAGCTGTCGGCCGGCAAGATTGCATTCCCCACGTGTTCGACGGCTTCGCTAGGCACCACCACGCTCGCACTGATATCGTCTTCACGTTGCACCTTGTCCGCGGCGACAAAATCTTGCCGCACTTTGAAGGTTCGCCAGCGGTTCTGGTCCAATCCCACTCGCAAATAGGTACCGACTAAAGACCTCCCGTCCATTTTGAGCTCATGCCCTGGTGACCCATTCACAATGTCGACGCCAAAATAGTCTTGCCAGTTGTTCTCCATCCCCGTTTTGACAAAACGTTTGATGATCAGGGCCATCGCGTAGACATGATCGGGGATACTCGCCAGCCAATTGTTGTATTCGTCATTGAAATCGGGCGTTGGCGTCAGCAACTGAATCACGCTACCGAGGCTGCGATCGGGATCGAGCACACCACGACTGGGCTGGTCCGTGTAGTCGGTGCGACCCGCGTAGTGGGAGGACCATCGGTCGTGATAGCTTCGCGAAAAGATCTCTTCGAGCCTTTGGAAATCGTCTTCACGATCTTTGACGAAGATCGGACCATACAACATGTAGTCGCGGAGACTCTTGCTGATCTCACTCTTGCCGCCACCGCTGACGGTACACGGTTTGTGGCAGAAAACGCCTTCGCCTACCGAACCGACCAAACGCCATGAGGGTGCGGCCGGATGTTTTTCAAGACGAATTTTGTAGCCACTTGGAGCGATATAGATATGCTGAGGTGACAAGGCAATGCGATGTTCCTTGCCATCCCGCTGCCAGAGGATACAGCGCTGGTGCAACGTGGCCTTGGCATCCTCGGGAATGTAGATCACGGTCGGATCAAATTTATCGACCCCGTAGCCTTCGGGTTGGACATCGATAAACGATTCGTAGTCACGTGCAACATCATCAAACCGACGTCCATTGTAGCGGCGGCTGTTGACTTGAAACTCGTCTCCAAGGGAATAGGACGCAAAGGCGAGAGCGCCACCGGCATGTTCTTCTTCACAGCCGCCCATCAAGTTCGTCGCGTAACTGAGTTGTGTTTTGACTTCTTTCTTGCAATATCCAAAATAGTTGTCCGCAATCAGCGTCACGATCACACCCGATGCATCGCGACAAGTCAGCTTGAATGCACCGCCATCGTTGTAGCATTCGGATGGATCTTTCCAACACATGGAATCGCGACGCTGGCGCTCATTGGCATCGTCATAGTGAGGAAGGCCAAGTTCCTTTTTCGTCAGCGATGTCAAATGGGGCGCCAAGATCACGCATCCGGTATGACCGCTCCATGACCGCACATCCAAACCCGCATCGTTGCGAGGGCTGAAGGGATCGCCTGCGTTGCCGAAAATCGATTCGACAAAATCAAGGTTACTGACCAAGGAACCCGGAGCATAGAACCGAGTCTCCATGGTTTTGGCATCACTGTATCCGGGTACCGCAGGACAGACCAACGGGCGCAGCAGCAGGGAAACCCAAGTATGGGATGGCTGCGCCGACTTGGCGGTGTAGGGCAGCAACATCAAGTCCTCAGGCGGCGACATCGCGGCGCGGAACAGGTTGGCGAAGACATGCTTGGGCACGACCCGTTTGTCGTTCGGTATCGGTAGCCCACCCGAAACGACATGAAAGGTGCCTGAGGTGGTGCGGCGATCGGCCCGCGGATTGTGAAGCACCCCGTTGAGGCAGCGATACGATTCGAGTAGCTCGTTGTTGAAGCGATGCCCACCGGCTGGCAAGCTCAACTCACG
It contains:
- a CDS encoding FkbM family methyltransferase, which gives rise to MQHLRFRGQKLFYQNREAAESMIRQIDDFPSFFEPSDERPLIIDCGANIGVSMLEWKHRWPQAEILCFEPDPFAFAILCKNVEANDIPGVRCLNLAVADSEGTTPWYGNISASGDARGNSIDPAWGDRTAWGINRTTTRTTVQCVPLSIYLSKRTVSFLKLDIEGAEEQVINESAECLGNVEAVYVEVHQTKASESYNSSGRIHKALEQAGFVVEAESRFQQHALPPHLEAWQRDTQATQTQLLAWR
- a CDS encoding ABC transporter ATP-binding protein; protein product: MSFETNPQSLAVDVHKLSRSFRGNVALDQVSLQIPVGSVFGLVGLNGAGKTTLIRHLIGSFKAQSGTVRVMGLDPVADPVKVLSRVGYLTEEDSLPTWMRVGELVDFARGIYSTWDEAYAAELIDMFGLSRSDRLRSLSKGLRARAGLLVAIAHRPELLILDEPSSGLDPLARRDILEAIIRAVNDEGRTVLFSSHLLDEVERVCDTVALMRAGQIIETTTVEEMERRYEEVTYRADSVAPPNVAGVIGWQRKGNEWSGVMDANLCDPRPLDLPEDVTVVSRREIRLESWFAARAGRERPSKSPSQKETEVSDVG
- a CDS encoding DUF1559 domain-containing protein; translation: MSKKRTAFTLVELLVVIAIIGVLVGLLLPAVQAAREAARRMSCSNNFKQIGLAIHNYHSAFSAMPMHGTGGTNETEDNWNTADNHVLAPAAPVGYSRHMLSYLVGILPFMEQQALWEVISNPSVDAENEAWPPSGPAPYAIRYAPWASDVPAYRCPSDSGSGLPPIGGAANKRGFRWADFRPLYSQFNTILAPNREVCIAGGHGTDAVVTASSRHQGGVHVLMGDGAVKFVTDSIDAGDSHAETVWYRNNSQASSNPPGSGSPYGLWGSLGTRASRETINEEF
- a CDS encoding peroxiredoxin-like family protein, which gives rise to MRKTIPLPVPIAFDWTQPMFMLGGLYAAFRNWNAPDASDDFASLEEANHAASTQFGMTLSRLSGEQPVLLVFLRHLGCTFCRETLADLSTRREQVEKHATIVLVHMTPEDAASQKLFDKYSLGDVHRISDAESKLYRAYGLTRGQARQLLGPSVWWSGFKAAVLKRHAVGKLQGDGFQMPGVFLVHHDQIIKAFRHRSSADRPDYCDIAEIQSTNESDGCST
- a CDS encoding GntR family transcriptional regulator; translation: MQIHISSDGAPIYQQIVDQIRFRIVSGVLASGDELPTIRGLAESLQVNPNTVARAYRELEHEGLVEKRRTTGTFVSQIVERHSAAQRRRMIGPHIDKLLTLSRQLGIPTEDLVTLLHKHDEQFSAQPNRKEESQ